From Pseudanabaena sp. PCC 6802, one genomic window encodes:
- a CDS encoding 2-isopropylmalate synthase, protein MSTSPSQSHVSSDRVIIFDTTLRDGEQSPGATLNVDQKLTIAHQLARLGVDVIEAGFPFASPGDFTAVQQIAKAVGTETGPIICGLARATAKDIDAAAEALKPAAKARIHTFLATSDIHLEYKLKKTRAEVLQIVPEMVAHAKSKVADVEFSPEDAGRSDPDFLYQVLEAAIAAGATTVNIPDTVGYTTPAEFGALIKGIKDNVRNIDRAIISVHGHNDLGLAVANFLEAVKNGARQLECTINGIGERAGNAALEELVMAMHVRRQYFNPFLGRPTDSTAPLCNIDTKQIYKTSRMVSSLTGMLVQPNKAIVGANAFAHESGIHQDGVLKNKLTYEIMDAQSIGLTDNQIVLGKLSGRNAFGTRLRELGFDLSEQELNKAFVRFKDLADKKKDISDWDLEAIVSDEIRQVPDAFKLEHVQVSCGDRATPTATVTILTPNGEELTDAAVGTGPVDAVYKAINRLVNVPNQLIEFSVQSVTAGIDALGEVTIRLKHDMGIFSGHAANTDIIVASARAYINALNKLYYALATTTTKAK, encoded by the coding sequence ATGTCTACATCACCATCACAATCGCATGTCAGCTCCGATCGCGTGATTATTTTTGATACCACCCTGCGCGATGGCGAACAGTCGCCCGGCGCTACCCTGAACGTGGATCAGAAACTAACCATCGCGCATCAACTGGCACGACTGGGTGTTGACGTAATTGAAGCGGGGTTTCCCTTCGCTAGCCCTGGCGACTTTACTGCCGTTCAACAAATTGCCAAAGCGGTTGGCACGGAAACCGGCCCCATTATTTGCGGTTTAGCCCGCGCTACAGCCAAGGATATCGACGCGGCAGCCGAAGCGCTCAAGCCCGCTGCTAAAGCTCGCATCCACACTTTCTTGGCGACCTCCGACATTCATTTAGAGTACAAGCTCAAGAAAACCCGCGCTGAGGTATTGCAAATTGTGCCGGAGATGGTCGCTCATGCCAAATCTAAGGTGGCGGATGTGGAGTTTTCACCCGAAGATGCCGGACGCAGCGATCCGGATTTCTTGTATCAGGTACTCGAAGCCGCGATCGCGGCGGGAGCCACTACGGTAAATATTCCCGATACGGTGGGCTACACTACGCCAGCGGAATTTGGAGCTTTGATCAAGGGCATTAAGGACAACGTGCGGAATATCGATCGGGCGATTATTTCCGTTCACGGACACAACGATCTGGGTCTAGCGGTGGCTAATTTCCTAGAAGCTGTGAAAAATGGGGCGCGCCAGTTGGAATGCACGATCAATGGCATTGGCGAACGGGCGGGTAATGCTGCGCTTGAAGAGTTGGTGATGGCAATGCACGTCCGCCGCCAGTACTTCAACCCATTCTTGGGTAGACCGACGGACTCCACTGCCCCACTTTGCAATATCGACACGAAGCAGATTTACAAAACCTCGCGCATGGTGTCTAGCCTTACGGGTATGCTCGTACAGCCGAATAAAGCGATCGTGGGTGCGAATGCCTTTGCCCACGAATCGGGGATTCACCAGGATGGGGTCTTGAAGAACAAGCTTACCTACGAGATTATGGATGCCCAGTCGATTGGCTTAACCGACAACCAGATTGTTCTGGGCAAGCTTTCCGGTCGCAATGCCTTTGGCACCCGCCTGCGCGAGCTGGGCTTCGATTTGAGCGAGCAGGAATTAAATAAGGCGTTTGTGCGGTTTAAGGATCTAGCCGACAAAAAGAAAGACATTAGCGATTGGGATCTAGAAGCGATCGTCAGCGATGAAATCCGTCAGGTGCCCGATGCCTTCAAGTTGGAGCACGTGCAGGTAAGCTGCGGCGATCGCGCTACTCCCACTGCTACGGTTACCATCCTCACGCCCAATGGAGAGGAACTGACAGATGCGGCAGTGGGCACTGGCCCCGTGGATGCGGTTTACAAAGCCATTAACCGCCTCGTGAACGTGCCCAATCAACTGATTGAGTTTTCGGTGCAGTCAGTGACGGCGGGGATCGATGCTTTGGGCGAAGTGACGATTCGGCTCAAGCACGATATGGGTATTTTCTCCGGTCATGCGGCAAATACCGATATCATCGTGGCTTCGGCACGGGCTTATATCAACGCGCTGAATAAGCTGTACTATGCGCTCGCTACCACTACTACCAAGGCAAAATAA